The proteins below come from a single Prolixibacter sp. NT017 genomic window:
- a CDS encoding NAD(P)/FAD-dependent oxidoreductase, which yields MSQKNYIPNIPETAKKRVVVVGGGFAGLKFIQKSLCQHYQLVLLDKNNYHQFQPLLYQVATAGLEPSAISFPLRKVLQKEENIHYRLAEVQQIFPEEQEISTNIGFLKYDFLVLATGADTNFFGQAEIEQNALAMKSASDAILIRNTILENFEKALLQDSPDKMEKYLNIAIVGGGPTGVELAGALAEMKKYIFPKDYPEIDLEKMRIVLYEGSSNLLAALSAHSSKLSRTYLEKMGVEVHTNIRVTEYDGTTATLSDGTSFDTKTLIWAAGIKPNVLNGLPKDSLGRGGRVLVDRENCVKGFDSIFALGDLCIMETPKYPNGHPQVAQTAIQQAGLLAKNLKRLATGKPLKKFEYINKGSLATVGRNRAVADLPGFKLRGFVAWVLWSFVHLFTIMGVKNRMFVFLNWSWNYFTYDQSLRLLIKPEQKKYNEGIKNFVITDDSENEGIKIPDTRQLISKLRTN from the coding sequence ATGTCACAGAAAAATTATATACCCAATATTCCTGAAACTGCAAAAAAACGCGTGGTTGTAGTCGGCGGCGGATTTGCCGGATTAAAGTTTATTCAGAAATCGCTTTGTCAACATTATCAATTGGTTTTGTTAGATAAAAACAACTACCACCAGTTTCAACCGCTGCTGTACCAGGTGGCTACTGCTGGGCTCGAACCCAGCGCCATTTCTTTTCCGTTGCGGAAAGTGTTGCAAAAAGAGGAAAACATTCATTACCGTTTAGCCGAGGTGCAACAGATTTTTCCAGAAGAACAGGAAATTTCAACCAATATCGGTTTTTTGAAATACGATTTTCTGGTGTTGGCAACCGGCGCTGACACCAACTTTTTCGGGCAGGCTGAAATAGAACAAAATGCCCTTGCCATGAAATCAGCATCCGATGCGATTTTAATCCGTAACACCATTCTCGAAAATTTTGAAAAAGCGTTGCTCCAGGATTCGCCTGATAAAATGGAGAAATACCTGAATATTGCAATTGTTGGTGGTGGCCCAACCGGTGTGGAACTTGCCGGGGCACTGGCCGAAATGAAAAAATATATCTTTCCGAAAGATTATCCTGAAATCGATTTGGAAAAAATGCGAATTGTTTTATATGAAGGTTCGTCCAATTTGCTGGCTGCTTTGTCGGCACATTCGTCGAAACTGTCGCGGACATACCTCGAAAAAATGGGGGTTGAAGTACACACCAATATCAGGGTAACCGAATACGACGGAACAACAGCCACTTTGTCTGATGGCACTTCGTTCGATACAAAAACACTCATCTGGGCTGCCGGTATAAAGCCGAATGTATTGAACGGCTTGCCAAAGGATAGTCTGGGCCGCGGAGGCCGGGTTTTGGTGGACCGCGAAAACTGTGTAAAAGGGTTCGATAGTATTTTTGCTCTGGGCGACCTTTGTATAATGGAAACGCCCAAATATCCCAACGGACATCCGCAGGTGGCGCAAACTGCCATTCAACAGGCCGGGTTGTTAGCCAAAAACCTGAAACGTTTGGCAACCGGAAAACCATTGAAAAAGTTTGAATACATCAACAAAGGTTCGTTGGCAACAGTAGGCCGAAACCGAGCTGTGGCCGACCTCCCCGGTTTTAAACTGAGGGGCTTTGTAGCCTGGGTACTTTGGAGTTTTGTGCATCTGTTTACCATCATGGGCGTAAAAAACCGCATGTTTGTATTCCTCAACTGGTCGTGGAATTATTTTACCTACGACCAGTCGCTGCGGCTTCTGATTAAACCAGAACAGAAGAAATATAACGAAGGAATAAAAAACTTTGTAATAACGGATGACTCAGAGAATGAAGGAATAAAAATTCCTGATACCCGGCAATTAATTAGTAAATTACGAACAAATTAA
- a CDS encoding DUF427 domain-containing protein — translation MKAIWNGKVIAESNDIVNVEGNAYFPVDSVNKEFLKDSETHTVCHWKGTASYYDLVVDGKTNPDAVWYYPTPSGLAKSITNRVAFWKGVEIVEK, via the coding sequence ATGAAAGCTATCTGGAACGGCAAAGTAATTGCCGAAAGTAACGACATTGTCAACGTCGAAGGGAATGCATATTTCCCGGTTGACTCAGTAAATAAAGAGTTTTTAAAAGACAGCGAAACACACACCGTTTGCCACTGGAAAGGAACCGCTTCGTATTACGATTTGGTGGTGGATGGAAAAACCAATCCCGATGCAGTTTGGTATTATCCAACTCCTTCAGGTCTTGCAAAAAGTATAACCAACCGGGTTGCCTTTTGGAAAGGTGTTGAAATAGTGGAGAAGTAA
- a CDS encoding rhodanese-like domain-containing protein, whose translation MVIEKTTAEVLRLLNTNELKIVDARPVEAYNGWQLKNEKRGGHIAGAKSLPAKWLKYIDWIEIVRRKEILPEHEIIVYGYSSEETQKVAERFEKSGYQNVSVYNQFVNEWATNPGFPMEKLERNRHLVSANWLNELISGGKPAEYDNDNYVVIHSHYRNRDAYLSGHIPGAIDMDTLALEAPETWNRRSPEELKKALEEHGITADTTVVLYGKYMDPDNDDDFPGSAAGDIGAIRNAFIMLYAGVKDVRVLNGGFQSWHDAGFETVTTDEPKKPVADFGVKIPAKPQLAVDTPEAKQMLASSHAELVCVRSWPEYIGEVSGYNYIEAKGRIPGAVFADCGSDAYHMENYRNVDHTTREFHEIDEIWQKNGITPDKHLAFYCGTGWRGSEAWFNAWLMGWPNVSVYDGGWFEWSNDPENPFETGVPEKNLTPSR comes from the coding sequence ATGGTTATTGAAAAAACAACAGCAGAAGTATTGCGATTGTTAAATACAAATGAATTAAAAATTGTAGATGCCCGCCCAGTGGAAGCATACAACGGCTGGCAGTTGAAAAACGAAAAGCGTGGCGGCCACATTGCCGGAGCAAAAAGTCTTCCGGCTAAATGGTTAAAATACATTGATTGGATAGAAATTGTCCGCCGCAAAGAAATACTTCCGGAACACGAAATCATTGTTTACGGGTATTCGTCGGAAGAAACCCAAAAAGTAGCTGAGCGGTTTGAAAAATCAGGTTATCAAAACGTATCGGTTTATAATCAATTTGTAAATGAATGGGCTACCAACCCTGGTTTCCCAATGGAAAAACTGGAACGTAACAGGCATCTGGTTTCTGCCAATTGGTTAAATGAATTGATTTCAGGAGGAAAACCGGCAGAATATGACAATGATAACTATGTGGTTATTCATTCGCATTACCGCAACCGTGACGCGTATTTAAGCGGACATATTCCTGGTGCAATTGATATGGACACACTTGCACTTGAAGCCCCGGAAACCTGGAACCGGCGTTCGCCTGAAGAACTTAAAAAAGCATTGGAAGAACACGGAATTACTGCCGACACAACGGTTGTTTTATACGGAAAATATATGGACCCTGATAATGATGACGATTTTCCGGGAAGCGCTGCCGGTGATATTGGTGCCATTCGCAATGCATTTATTATGTTGTATGCAGGCGTTAAAGATGTTCGGGTATTGAATGGTGGGTTCCAGTCGTGGCACGATGCCGGTTTTGAAACGGTAACTACTGATGAACCTAAAAAACCGGTGGCTGATTTTGGCGTAAAAATACCCGCAAAACCTCAGCTTGCTGTAGATACGCCCGAAGCAAAACAAATGCTGGCTTCATCGCATGCAGAGTTGGTTTGCGTGCGTAGCTGGCCCGAATACATTGGTGAAGTTAGCGGGTACAATTATATCGAGGCCAAAGGCCGGATTCCCGGTGCCGTGTTTGCGGATTGTGGCAGCGATGCCTACCACATGGAAAACTACCGCAACGTGGACCACACAACGCGCGAGTTTCACGAAATTGACGAAATATGGCAAAAAAATGGAATTACACCTGATAAGCATCTGGCTTTTTACTGCGGAACTGGTTGGCGGGGTTCCGAAGCCTGGTTTAATGCCTGGCTGATGGGCTGGCCCAACGTTTCAGTTTACGATGGTGGATGGTTTGAATGGAGCAACGACCCGGAAAATCCTTTTGAAACAGGAGTGCCGGAGAAAAACCTCACGCCAAGCCGCTAA
- a CDS encoding L-histidine N(alpha)-methyltransferase, whose amino-acid sequence MEQQTLITDIAADTLKGLSSNPKYLLSKYFYDDAGSAIFQDIMNMPEYYLTDCEHEIFLSQKEEITLAICPGNKLFNLVELGSGDGLKTKILLKHMVEKGVNFQYTPVDISAKANNELVESLKTELPALLVEAKTGDYFRKLKNLNGHASIPKIILFLGSNIGNFSDKETDAFLNQLSAYTNSGDKVLIGFDLKKSPKIIMDAYNDPHGHTRRFNLNHLVRLNRELDSDFDITQFEQHTIYDPKTGDVKSYLVSKTEQKVHVGAIEQDFYFRQWETIFMERSRKFDLSAIEKLAEESGFKVVQNFTDKRNYFVDSLWIKD is encoded by the coding sequence ATGGAACAACAGACGCTTATAACTGATATTGCAGCAGATACTTTAAAAGGGCTTTCCTCAAACCCAAAATACCTGTTGTCGAAATATTTTTATGACGATGCAGGCAGCGCTATTTTTCAAGACATTATGAATATGCCTGAATATTACCTCACCGATTGCGAACACGAGATATTTTTAAGTCAAAAAGAGGAAATTACACTTGCTATTTGCCCAGGCAACAAACTGTTTAACCTTGTGGAATTGGGTTCCGGCGACGGATTGAAAACCAAAATCCTGCTAAAGCACATGGTCGAAAAGGGTGTCAATTTTCAATATACACCCGTTGACATTAGCGCCAAAGCAAACAACGAGCTGGTTGAAAGCCTGAAAACCGAATTGCCCGCTTTACTGGTGGAAGCAAAAACAGGAGATTATTTCCGTAAACTGAAAAACCTGAACGGTCATGCTTCCATCCCAAAAATCATTCTTTTCCTTGGGTCGAACATTGGGAATTTTTCAGATAAAGAAACAGATGCGTTTCTAAATCAGCTTTCGGCATATACAAATTCCGGAGACAAGGTGCTGATAGGTTTCGACCTGAAAAAATCGCCAAAAATAATCATGGATGCATACAACGACCCGCATGGGCACACACGGCGGTTTAACCTAAACCACCTGGTTCGCCTGAACCGGGAACTGGATTCAGATTTTGATATCACACAATTTGAACAGCACACCATTTACGACCCAAAAACCGGTGATGTAAAAAGTTACCTGGTTTCGAAAACGGAACAAAAAGTGCATGTCGGAGCCATTGAACAGGATTTCTATTTCAGGCAATGGGAAACCATTTTTATGGAGCGTTCCCGGAAATTCGACCTGTCAGCCATTGAAAAGCTGGCAGAAGAAAGCGGATTTAAAGTTGTACAGAATTTCACCGACAAGCGCAATTATTTTGTGGATTCGTTGTGGATTAAGGATTAA
- a CDS encoding ABC transporter permease/substrate-binding protein, with protein MSILSEIIKTVQERHEYLYELLIQHILLSLAAIVIITGIGLATGIGILYKPKFRSPILGTVNFLYTIPSIAMFGLFIPLIGIGYGNALVVLIIYGLLPVIRNTYTGLNEVDPLLLDAAKGMGATPWQIFSRIRWPLAFPTILSGFRTMVVMTIALAGLASFIGAGGLGQAIYRGINTNNSSLILVGSIAVALLALAADLGIGAIEKSLKTKAKKQNKKSRFLKYFGLGIFALLFIFMLLSKPGNSSGKKIVVATKPTAEQYILGEIISQLIENKTDIQVVRKFGIGGGTSNIHPAMLKGEIDIYPEYTGTAWLFVLKKPQINHPDSLFSALKAEYAKQFNFDWVCRLGFNNTFTLALPEAVAQNKNINTFSELAHQSNSFIFGAEFDFFEREDGFIGLNKIYPFNFKNKVELDVNLKFQALENHTVDVINAFSTDSRIRQMKLRVLKDDKLFFPAYQAGIVIRNETQQKYPELNGLFSRLEGLINDTAMLQMNYEVEIEKKSPGEVALTFLKANGLIN; from the coding sequence ATGTCCATTTTATCCGAAATAATAAAAACAGTTCAGGAAAGGCACGAATACTTGTATGAGTTGCTTATTCAGCATATTCTGTTAAGCCTTGCCGCTATTGTTATTATTACCGGAATTGGGCTTGCAACCGGGATTGGAATTTTGTATAAACCAAAATTCAGGAGCCCCATATTAGGAACTGTCAATTTTTTATATACCATCCCATCCATAGCCATGTTCGGGCTTTTTATACCACTTATTGGTATTGGGTATGGCAACGCGCTGGTCGTACTCATAATTTATGGCTTGTTGCCGGTTATCCGAAATACTTACACCGGATTGAACGAGGTTGACCCTCTTTTGCTCGATGCTGCAAAAGGAATGGGAGCCACACCCTGGCAGATTTTTTCACGCATCCGATGGCCGCTGGCTTTCCCAACCATTTTGAGTGGGTTTCGTACCATGGTGGTTATGACAATCGCCCTCGCCGGACTGGCCTCATTTATTGGCGCCGGAGGTTTGGGCCAGGCCATTTACCGGGGCATCAATACCAATAATTCTTCGCTCATTCTGGTAGGCTCAATCGCCGTTGCTTTGCTGGCGCTGGCTGCCGATTTAGGAATCGGGGCAATCGAAAAATCACTGAAAACAAAAGCGAAAAAACAGAATAAAAAAAGTCGTTTTCTGAAATATTTCGGATTGGGAATTTTTGCGTTATTGTTCATTTTCATGCTCCTGTCAAAACCAGGTAACTCCTCCGGCAAAAAAATTGTTGTTGCCACAAAACCCACTGCCGAGCAATATATTTTAGGCGAAATCATTTCGCAACTTATTGAAAACAAAACGGATATTCAGGTCGTCCGCAAATTTGGCATAGGCGGTGGAACTTCCAATATTCATCCGGCCATGTTGAAAGGAGAAATAGATATTTATCCCGAATACACCGGAACTGCATGGTTATTTGTTCTGAAAAAACCACAAATCAATCATCCTGACAGTTTGTTCTCGGCTTTAAAAGCGGAATATGCGAAACAATTCAATTTTGACTGGGTTTGTCGCTTGGGTTTTAACAATACGTTTACCCTGGCGCTTCCGGAAGCCGTGGCACAAAATAAAAATATCAATACTTTTTCTGAACTGGCGCACCAAAGCAATAGTTTCATTTTTGGCGCTGAATTCGATTTTTTCGAACGCGAAGACGGATTTATCGGATTGAATAAAATTTATCCATTCAACTTTAAAAATAAAGTAGAACTTGATGTGAACCTGAAATTTCAGGCACTTGAGAACCACACGGTGGATGTAATTAATGCTTTTTCAACGGATTCACGTATCCGGCAAATGAAACTAAGAGTATTGAAAGATGACAAGCTATTTTTTCCTGCCTATCAGGCTGGTATTGTGATTAGAAACGAAACGCAACAAAAATATCCGGAATTGAACGGACTTTTCTCACGTTTGGAAGGGCTGATTAATGATACAGCCATGCTTCAAATGAATTATGAAGTTGAAATTGAGAAAAAATCGCCCGGTGAGGTTGCACTAACCTTTTTAAAAGCAAACGGGTTAATAAATTAG
- a CDS encoding ABC transporter ATP-binding protein encodes MAEIIIDIQNVTKSYNAGAPVLRDVSLAIPKGSFVTIIGPSGCGKTTLLRLINGMADADSGQIRVLGKNLADWDKIQLRRNIGYAIQQGGLFPHLTIKQNIGFVLSISGDDAVSIDKRVNSLAEIMSFDDRQLSSYPAELSGGQQQRAGVARALAANPEIILMDEPFGALDNITQRTLQNELKEMHKKLGITFVMVTHDLKEAFTLGDFVTIMNEGRIVQFNSPEIIREKPVNDWVKEFAIE; translated from the coding sequence ATGGCGGAAATAATCATTGACATACAAAATGTAACGAAATCATACAATGCTGGGGCACCTGTCTTGCGTGATGTTTCACTGGCGATACCCAAAGGTTCATTTGTTACCATAATCGGGCCCAGCGGTTGCGGTAAAACCACGCTCCTCAGGTTAATAAATGGAATGGCAGATGCGGATTCAGGTCAAATAAGGGTTCTGGGAAAGAATTTAGCTGACTGGGACAAAATTCAGCTCAGGCGCAATATTGGTTATGCCATTCAACAGGGAGGGCTTTTCCCGCATTTAACGATTAAGCAAAATATTGGATTTGTTCTTTCAATCTCAGGTGATGACGCTGTAAGCATTGATAAACGGGTAAATTCGTTGGCTGAAATAATGAGTTTTGACGACAGGCAACTGTCGTCTTATCCGGCAGAACTAAGTGGCGGACAACAGCAGAGAGCCGGCGTTGCCCGTGCGCTGGCCGCCAATCCCGAAATTATCCTGATGGACGAACCTTTTGGCGCCCTCGACAACATTACCCAGAGAACCCTGCAAAACGAACTCAAAGAAATGCACAAAAAACTGGGAATTACCTTTGTAATGGTCACACACGACTTAAAAGAGGCATTCACTTTGGGCGATTTTGTAACAATAATGAACGAAGGAAGGATTGTGCAGTTTAATTCGCCGGAAATCATAAGGGAAAAACCGGTTAACGATTGGGTTAAAGAATTTGCAATAGAATAA
- a CDS encoding DUF6789 family protein, which produces MKTKITQAVIGGVIGTAAMSLIMFVAPMMGMPKMNPAEMLSGMMGVPVSIGWVMHFMIGIIFTLMYVFLLLPILKKVKGKVLKGIIFGIAAFVFAQIAMAVMGAMFGEIPAPEGNMALIAIGSIVGHLVFGVVAALFVAEK; this is translated from the coding sequence ATGAAGACAAAAATTACACAAGCGGTTATCGGTGGAGTTATCGGAACTGCAGCTATGAGTCTGATTATGTTTGTAGCTCCCATGATGGGTATGCCTAAAATGAACCCAGCAGAAATGCTTTCGGGAATGATGGGTGTCCCAGTTTCTATTGGATGGGTTATGCATTTCATGATTGGAATTATTTTTACCCTGATGTATGTCTTTTTGCTGTTGCCAATCCTTAAGAAAGTCAAAGGAAAAGTTCTCAAGGGAATTATTTTTGGTATCGCAGCATTTGTCTTCGCACAAATAGCGATGGCAGTTATGGGCGCCATGTTTGGAGAAATTCCGGCACCTGAAGGCAATATGGCTTTGATTGCCATTGGCAGCATAGTCGGACATCTGGTCTTTGGTGTGGTAGCAGCCTTGTTTGTAGCTGAAAAATAA
- a CDS encoding glutamate synthase-related protein — MKKPVILIPFSELKDRQPVHFVVKELDLVIVRYDEKVSVLYGRCLHRGALMADGHVEGNNLICGLHGWDYRLDTGVSEYNNKEVLHKFNSKIEEDFVWIDETEIESFLEKYPQPFNREKYQGIYADTHPESTEPYTGYIKELAKNGLKNIGHHGFSASMGVDRNTLPKWEDIQFLPAQLARRPLTDEVPVNTKVTIGKNAKKPLVLNIPLFISDMSFGALSREAKIALSKGAEMAGTGICSGEGGMLPEEQENNSRYFYELASGKFGFSWDKVKKAQAFHFKGGQGAKTGTGGHLPGNKVTREIAEVRGLKEGEPAISPAAFPDLFTAKDFADFANEVRKQTGGIPVGFKIAASHIEQDIDFALEAGAEYIILDGRGGGTGAAPKILRDNINVPTIPALARARKHLDKVDAKNITLIITGGLRTAEDFAKALMLGADAVAISNSALQAIGCLGMRACHTNNCPVGVATQKENLRQRIIIENSAKQLSSFLISVTELMKVVSRACGYDDFNKFNREDLVTFNHDMHHLTGIEYAGILL; from the coding sequence ATGAAAAAACCAGTAATACTCATTCCTTTTTCTGAATTGAAAGACCGTCAACCAGTCCATTTCGTAGTAAAAGAACTCGACCTGGTTATAGTACGTTACGATGAAAAAGTTTCGGTATTATATGGCCGTTGCCTGCACCGGGGCGCTTTGATGGCTGATGGACATGTAGAAGGTAATAACCTGATTTGCGGGCTGCATGGCTGGGATTACCGCCTTGATACCGGGGTTTCGGAATACAACAACAAAGAAGTTCTTCATAAATTCAACTCGAAAATTGAAGAGGATTTTGTTTGGATAGATGAAACTGAAATTGAATCTTTTCTGGAAAAATACCCACAACCTTTTAACCGCGAAAAATACCAGGGAATTTATGCCGATACCCACCCCGAAAGTACCGAACCTTATACCGGTTATATAAAAGAACTGGCAAAAAACGGGTTGAAAAACATTGGCCATCATGGTTTTTCAGCCTCAATGGGTGTTGACAGAAATACGCTGCCCAAATGGGAAGATATTCAGTTTTTACCGGCGCAATTGGCCCGCCGCCCTTTAACCGACGAAGTTCCGGTAAATACAAAAGTAACCATTGGTAAAAATGCAAAAAAACCTTTGGTGCTTAATATTCCACTATTTATTTCCGACATGAGTTTTGGTGCCCTTTCAAGGGAGGCTAAAATCGCCTTGTCGAAGGGAGCTGAAATGGCCGGAACAGGAATTTGCAGTGGCGAAGGGGGAATGTTACCCGAAGAACAGGAAAACAACTCCCGCTATTTTTATGAACTTGCATCCGGTAAATTCGGGTTTAGCTGGGATAAAGTTAAAAAAGCACAGGCATTCCATTTTAAAGGTGGACAAGGCGCAAAAACCGGGACTGGCGGACACCTGCCGGGAAATAAAGTGACTCGTGAAATTGCTGAAGTCAGGGGCTTGAAAGAAGGCGAACCGGCTATTAGTCCTGCTGCTTTTCCTGATTTATTCACGGCAAAGGATTTTGCTGATTTTGCCAACGAAGTCAGGAAACAAACCGGGGGCATTCCGGTAGGTTTTAAAATCGCGGCAAGCCACATTGAACAAGATATTGATTTTGCCCTCGAAGCCGGAGCCGAATATATTATTCTCGATGGTCGTGGGGGAGGAACCGGGGCAGCTCCAAAAATACTACGTGATAATATTAATGTCCCAACAATCCCTGCTTTAGCCAGGGCCAGAAAGCACCTCGATAAAGTGGATGCAAAAAATATTACGCTTATTATTACAGGCGGATTGCGTACCGCTGAAGATTTTGCCAAAGCCCTGATGTTGGGTGCTGATGCAGTGGCCATTTCCAATTCTGCATTACAGGCGATTGGCTGTTTGGGAATGCGGGCCTGCCATACCAACAATTGCCCTGTTGGAGTAGCAACCCAAAAAGAAAACCTTAGGCAACGAATAATTATTGAAAATTCTGCAAAGCAATTAAGTAGTTTTCTGATATCAGTGACAGAACTGATGAAAGTAGTTTCCCGGGCTTGTGGATACGATGATTTCAATAAATTTAACCGCGAAGATTTGGTCACCTTTAACCACGACATGCACCATTTAACAGGAATTGAATATGCAGGAATATTATTGTAG